Proteins from a genomic interval of Nematostella vectensis chromosome 12, jaNemVect1.1, whole genome shotgun sequence:
- the LOC116614405 gene encoding zinc finger protein 143 — protein sequence MAAIFVTSDKNQIISVTSSNAQKEDKRVTSYDLTGEDSVLKQVVTQGICPDVPSLREAESKATINSCSLEEGTVTIVLNDFLMRDDHSTVEDEAYKEILKEEVQKETTNADGDVSCSMGNIEEVHKGTAHIDGDVNCLVVNLEDQGSQQIFQDEVQRGTAHVDDDVNCLVVNLDDQGTQQIFQDEVQKGTAHVDGDVSCSMVNIDDQGTQKILQDEVQKGTVHVDGDVSFSMVDLDDQGSQKILQDEVQKGTVHVDGDVSFSMVDLDDQGSQKILQDEVQRGTAHIDGDVSCSIINIDDRGTQKKLQDEVQKGKAHVDCDVSCSMVNIDDQGSQKILHDEVQKGKAHVDCDVSCSIINIDDRGTQKILQDEVQKGTAHIDGDVSCSMINIDDQGTLGEPPSDGQHVKIVGIEKQLGAIEIQLAYFTSQDIEETVKASTQKKRLKKKKKTHQCEHCKKIFNRPHHLKAHVNTTHLGEKRFKCEICEKCFGFLTHLKRHVKTVHEKEKPHHCEKCGKCFSSTSYLKLHIKSVHNEKKLFKCDQCNLLFSWQCSLKSHIREVHKDVEKRSKCDECQKCFHRHRDLLTHKRTVHKKEKPYKCDVCKKIFGLSSSLSRHIRTVHQDKAFKCERCEKKFSQPYHLTRHVKGCHKEKAMKGHKLKLH from the exons ATGGCGGCTATTTTTGTCACGAGCGACAAGAACCAAATA ATCTCTGTTACAAGTTCCAATGCACAAAAAGAAGATAAGAGAGTTACAAGTTATGATTTAACAGGAGAAGATAGTGTTTTAAAACAAGTCGTCACACAAGGAATATGTCCTGATGTCCCAAGTCTTCGTGAAGCAGAAAGCAAGGCAACCATAAACTCGTGTAGTTTAGAAGAAGGTACAGTTACAATCGTTCTGAATGACTTTTTAATGAGAGATGATCATAGCACAGTAGAAGATGAGGCCTATAAGGAAATATTAAAAGAAGAAGTTcaaaaagaaacaacaaaTGCAGATGGCGATGTGAGTTGTTCTATGGGAAATATAGAAGAAGTTCATAAAGGAACAGCACACATAGATGGTGATGTGAATTGCTTAGTGGTTAATTTAGAGGATCAAGGCTCACAGCAAATATTTCAAGACGAAGTTCAAAGAGGAACAGCACACGTAGATGATGATGTGAATTGCTTAGTGGTTAATTTAGATGATCAAGGCACACAGCAAATATTTCAAGACGAAGTTCAAAAAGGAACAGCACACGTAGATGGTGATGTGAGTTGTTCTATGGTAAATATAGATGATCAAGGCACACAGAAAATATTACAAGACGAAGTTCAAAAAGGAACAGTACACGTAGATGGCGATGTGAGTTTTTCAATGGTGGATTTAGATGATCAAGGCTCACAGAAAATATTACAAGACGAAGTTCAAAAAGGAACAGTACACGTAGATGGCGATGTGAGTTTTTCAATGGTGGATTTAGATGATCAAGGCTCACAGAAAATATTACAAGACGAAGTTCAAAGAGGAACAGCACACATAGATGGTGATGTAAGTTGTTCTATAATAAATATAGATGATCGAGGCACACAGAAAAAATTACAAGACGaagttcaaaaaggaaaagcACACGTAGATTGTGATGTAAGTTGTTCTATGGTAAATATAGATGATCAAGGCTCACAGAAAATATTACATGACGaagttcaaaaaggaaaagcACACGTGGATTGTGATGTAAGTTGTTCTATAATAAATATAGATGATCGAGGCACACAGAAAATATTACAAGACGAAGTTCAAAAAGGAACAGCACACATAGATGGTGATGTGAGTTGTTCTATGATAAATATAGATGATCAAGGCACATTAGGTGAGCCTCCCAGTGATGGACAACATGTTAAGATAGTAGGAATTGAAAAACAGTTAGGTGCAATTGAAATTCAGCTTGCCTATTTTACCAGTCAAGATATAGAAGAGACTGTGAAAGCATCTACTCAGAAGAAGagattgaaaaagaaaaaaaaaactcatcagTGTGAGCATTGTAAGAAGATCTTCAACCGGCCACATCATCTGAAAGCTCACGTTAATACCACCCACCTGGGTGAGAAACGCTTTAAGTGTgaaatttgtgaaaaatgcTTTGGATTTCTTACACATTTAAAACGACATGTTAAGACAGTTCATGAAAAAGAGAAACCGCACCACTGTGAAAAATGTGGTAAATGCTTTTCATCAACATCATATCTAAAACTACACATAAAATCAGTGCATAATGAAAAAAAGCTATTCAAATGTGATCAGTGCAACCTTTTATTTAGCTGGCAGTGCAGTCTGAAAAGTCACATAAGAGAGGTTCATAAAGATGTTGAAAAGCGCAGTAAATGTGACGAGTGTCAGAAGTGCTTCCATCGTCATCGAGATCTTCTCACGCATAAAAGAACAGTACATAAAAAGGAGAAACCCTACAAATGTGATGTGTGCAAAAAAATCTTTGGCCTTTCAAGCAGTTTATCACGTCACATACGTACGGTTCACCAAGACAAGGCCTTTAAGTGTGAGCGTTGTGAAAAAAAGTTCAGTCAGCCTTACCATTTGACTCGACATGTTAAAGGTTGTCACAAGGAAAAGGCAATGAAGGGGCACAAACTCAAACTTCACTAG